Proteins encoded within one genomic window of Microbacterium soli:
- the thrB gene encoding homoserine kinase, whose protein sequence is MEQVVSDAPAVEGALRTVDVTVPATSANLGPGFDTLGLALSIYDSVTVSAFDDGRLDIAVAGSGAAQIPTTADNLVVRSIAHVYADVGRPMPGLHLRAVNGVPHGRGLGSSGAAVSAGILIAKGLLAGDVELDDHSLLRLATELEGHPDNVAPALFGGLTIAWTGESGPQHKKLLVHRGVAPLVFVPGFTMSTSLARSLQPPQVSREDAVFNVSRSALLVAALTQSPELLLDATADRLHQDYRGAAMPETLRLVQALRAEGFAAVVSGAGPSVLVLADGPGARRRAVDIADAVTDTPWDAHMLAVDVRGGTVEQRAEGST, encoded by the coding sequence ATGGAGCAGGTCGTCTCCGATGCTCCCGCTGTCGAGGGCGCGCTGCGCACGGTCGACGTCACCGTTCCCGCCACGAGCGCGAACCTCGGACCGGGCTTCGACACCCTCGGGCTGGCGCTGAGCATCTACGACTCCGTCACCGTCTCCGCCTTCGACGACGGCCGGCTGGACATCGCCGTCGCGGGGTCCGGGGCGGCCCAGATCCCCACGACGGCGGACAACCTCGTCGTCCGCTCCATCGCGCACGTGTACGCGGACGTCGGGCGGCCGATGCCTGGCCTGCATCTGCGAGCCGTCAACGGCGTGCCGCACGGCCGGGGCCTGGGCTCATCGGGGGCCGCCGTCTCGGCCGGCATCCTCATCGCCAAGGGCCTGCTGGCCGGAGACGTCGAGCTCGATGATCATTCCCTGCTGCGGCTGGCGACGGAACTGGAGGGGCACCCGGACAACGTCGCCCCGGCACTGTTCGGCGGACTGACGATCGCGTGGACGGGCGAGAGCGGACCGCAGCACAAGAAGCTGCTCGTGCATCGCGGCGTGGCTCCGCTGGTGTTCGTGCCCGGCTTCACGATGTCGACATCGCTGGCGCGTTCGCTGCAGCCCCCGCAGGTCTCGCGGGAGGATGCGGTCTTCAACGTGTCGCGCTCGGCGCTGCTGGTCGCCGCGCTCACGCAGAGTCCGGAGCTGCTGCTGGACGCCACCGCCGACAGACTGCATCAGGACTACCGCGGGGCGGCGATGCCGGAGACCCTCCGGCTCGTGCAGGCGCTGCGCGCCGAGGGCTTCGCCGCTGTCGTCTCGGGTGCGGGCCCCAGCGTGCTCGTGCTCGCGGACGGACCGGGCGCCAGACGGCGGGCGGTGGACATCGCCGACGCCGTGACGGACACTCCCTGGGACGCCCATATGCTGGCCGTGGACGTTCGGGGTGGTACAGTTGAACAACGAGCAGAGGGCTCCACGTAA
- a CDS encoding homoserine dehydrogenase codes for MTDYRRLRVALLGAGAVGSHVADLLLRHGDELADRAGARLELAGIAVRDVDAPRDVELPRELYTTDVEPLITGADIVIELMGGIEPARSHILLGLGSGADVVTANKALLATHGPEVFEAADRVGASVYYEAAAAGAIPIIRPLRDSLAGDRVVRIMGIVNGTTNYILDRMDSEGADFADVLADAQRLGYAEADPTADVEGYDAAQKAAILASLAFHTTVPLDAVHREGITGITADMIEEARDAGLVIKLLAVCERLREDDGESISVRVYPALVPREHPLASVHGANNAVFVEAEAAGSLMFYGAGAGGVQTASAVLGDVVSAARRHMAGGTGVGESTRANLPIVSIGHVVTRYQITLEVADQQGVLATIALLLSQGGVSIATLVQTPLTPANGRRGTARLIIGTHRAADSALSAAVDRLTASDVVEQVVSVLRVEGE; via the coding sequence ATGACTGACTACCGACGACTTCGCGTGGCCCTGCTGGGAGCAGGTGCCGTGGGCTCGCATGTGGCGGACCTGCTGCTGCGCCACGGAGACGAGCTCGCCGACAGGGCCGGTGCGCGGCTGGAGCTCGCCGGAATCGCCGTGCGCGACGTGGACGCGCCGCGGGACGTGGAGCTTCCGCGTGAGCTGTACACGACGGACGTGGAGCCGCTCATCACCGGCGCCGACATCGTGATCGAGCTGATGGGCGGCATCGAGCCCGCCCGTTCGCACATCCTGCTCGGCCTCGGATCCGGCGCCGACGTGGTCACCGCCAACAAGGCGCTGCTGGCCACGCATGGCCCCGAGGTCTTCGAAGCCGCCGACCGCGTGGGCGCCTCGGTGTACTACGAGGCCGCCGCGGCCGGTGCCATCCCGATCATCCGGCCCCTGCGCGACTCGTTGGCGGGGGACCGCGTGGTGCGCATCATGGGCATCGTCAACGGCACGACGAACTACATCCTCGACCGGATGGATTCGGAGGGCGCCGACTTCGCCGACGTGCTCGCCGACGCGCAGCGGCTGGGATACGCGGAAGCCGACCCCACGGCGGACGTCGAGGGCTATGACGCCGCGCAGAAGGCCGCGATCCTGGCATCCCTGGCCTTCCACACCACGGTGCCACTGGATGCCGTGCACCGCGAGGGCATCACCGGCATCACGGCGGACATGATCGAGGAGGCGCGCGACGCCGGACTCGTCATCAAGCTGCTGGCCGTGTGCGAGCGCCTGCGCGAGGACGACGGCGAGTCGATCTCGGTGCGGGTGTACCCCGCCCTCGTCCCTCGCGAGCATCCCCTGGCCTCCGTGCATGGCGCCAACAACGCCGTCTTCGTCGAGGCGGAGGCCGCCGGTTCGCTGATGTTCTACGGTGCCGGCGCAGGCGGAGTGCAGACCGCGTCCGCCGTGCTCGGCGACGTGGTGTCGGCTGCGAGGCGGCACATGGCGGGCGGTACCGGAGTGGGCGAGTCCACGCGGGCCAACCTTCCCATCGTCTCCATCGGGCACGTCGTGACCCGTTACCAGATCACCCTCGAGGTCGCCGACCAGCAGGGCGTCCTGGCCACCATCGCCCTGCTGCTCAGCCAGGGCGGGGTGTCCATCGCGACGCTCGTGCAGACGCCGCTGACGCCGGCAAACGGTCGTCGAGGCACGGCGCGGCTCATCATCGGCACGCACCGCGCCGCCGACAGCGCGCTCAGCGCCGCCGTCGACAGGCTCACCGCCAGCGACGTCGTCGAGCAGGTCGTCTCCGTGCTGCGCGTCGAAGGGGAATGA
- the lysA gene encoding diaminopimelate decarboxylase yields the protein MQSAVSSPAPSWLVVPDDPNDLVRSVWPASARRDADGELIVGGVRVGDLVRAHGTPLQVIDEGEVRGRASAIRAAFEAAAAAHGTSARVYYAGKALLNTSIVRWVMSEGLSVDVCTGGELEVALAAGADAGLLGFHGNNKSVAELERAVDAGVGTIVVDSAIEIERLAVIVGRTHARQRVMLRVNSGVHAETHDFLATAHEDQKFGTPLDAAPALVARIREIDGLEFTGLHCHIGSQIFGVAGFRESAARVLDLHEALLEGGDVPQLNLGGGFGIAYTRADTPEPIERLAEGIVSAVADGCRARGIRVPALSFEPGRSIVGNAGVTLYEVGTIKDVALENASRRYVSVDGGMSDNARPALYGAQYSARLASRAGLGDPVLVRVVGKHCESGDIVVDHEYLPGDVIEGDLLAVAATGAYCAPLSSNYNHVPRPPIVAVDGGRARIIVHGENLDDLLRRDAGIER from the coding sequence GTGCAATCAGCTGTCTCTTCACCCGCTCCGTCATGGCTGGTCGTGCCCGATGACCCCAATGACCTCGTGCGCTCCGTCTGGCCGGCATCGGCACGCCGCGACGCCGACGGCGAACTGATCGTCGGCGGTGTGCGCGTGGGCGATCTCGTCCGTGCGCACGGGACGCCGCTGCAGGTCATCGACGAGGGCGAGGTGCGCGGTCGGGCGTCCGCGATCCGTGCGGCCTTCGAGGCGGCGGCCGCTGCTCACGGCACGAGCGCGCGGGTGTACTACGCGGGCAAGGCGCTGCTGAACACCAGCATCGTGCGCTGGGTGATGTCGGAGGGGCTGAGCGTCGACGTCTGCACGGGTGGCGAGCTCGAGGTCGCACTGGCAGCGGGGGCGGACGCCGGTCTGCTCGGGTTCCACGGCAACAACAAGTCCGTCGCCGAGCTCGAGCGCGCCGTCGATGCGGGGGTCGGCACGATCGTCGTCGACAGCGCCATCGAGATCGAGCGGCTCGCCGTCATCGTGGGCCGCACGCACGCGCGGCAGCGGGTGATGCTGCGTGTGAACAGCGGCGTGCACGCCGAGACGCACGACTTCCTCGCGACCGCTCACGAGGACCAGAAGTTCGGCACGCCGCTGGATGCCGCACCGGCGCTGGTCGCGCGGATCCGCGAGATCGACGGACTGGAGTTCACGGGTCTGCACTGCCACATCGGATCGCAGATCTTCGGCGTCGCGGGTTTCCGGGAGTCCGCGGCTCGCGTCCTGGACCTGCACGAGGCGCTGCTCGAGGGAGGGGACGTCCCGCAGCTGAATCTCGGGGGAGGATTCGGCATCGCCTACACGCGCGCCGACACGCCGGAGCCCATCGAACGGCTCGCGGAGGGGATCGTCTCGGCGGTCGCCGACGGATGCAGAGCACGCGGCATCCGCGTGCCCGCGCTGTCCTTCGAACCGGGCCGGTCCATCGTCGGCAACGCCGGAGTGACGCTGTACGAGGTCGGCACGATCAAGGACGTCGCCCTCGAGAACGCGAGTCGGCGCTACGTGAGCGTCGACGGCGGAATGAGCGACAACGCCAGGCCGGCTCTCTACGGCGCCCAGTACTCCGCCCGATTGGCGTCCCGCGCGGGCTTGGGGGACCCCGTCCTGGTGCGCGTGGTCGGGAAGCACTGCGAATCCGGCGACATCGTCGTCGATCACGAGTACCTGCCCGGTGATGTCATCGAGGGCGATCTGCTCGCCGTGGCGGCGACCGGCGCCTACTGCGCACCCCTCTCCAGCAATTACAATCACGTACCGCGCCCGCCCATCGTCGCCGTGGACGGTGGTCGAGCCCGGATCATCGTGCACGGCGAGAACCTCGACGACCTGCTGCGGCGTGATGCCGGCATCGAGCGGTGA
- a CDS encoding DUF2993 domain-containing protein — MTGSAGGAVGAHRRARRPWAVLAVAVVPALLLVAAELVARTVLPGAVRSLVIEQLELPSDQQLDVTADGVLLPQLVTGTLDEVTLSSDEVTLGGVTGAARVTAYGVPLHGGALRSATGTVAIDQSGLAALLAGSPLPDVEISLEAPDVVLSGEITVLGRVIPLKVTVTPAAEDGDLLLTPVSAMLGGSELDVQALSRRLGPVGERLAGPQRLCIAEHLPAGVAVTGLHIEGALAVIDIRADGRIAVDPVLLENGTCSR, encoded by the coding sequence GTGACCGGCTCCGCGGGCGGTGCGGTCGGCGCGCATCGGCGGGCCCGCCGGCCGTGGGCCGTTCTCGCGGTCGCCGTGGTGCCGGCGCTGCTGCTGGTCGCGGCGGAGCTGGTCGCGCGGACCGTGCTGCCGGGGGCCGTGCGGTCGCTGGTGATCGAGCAGCTGGAACTGCCCTCCGACCAGCAGCTGGACGTGACGGCGGACGGCGTCCTCCTGCCCCAGCTGGTGACCGGGACGCTCGACGAGGTGACCCTGTCCTCCGACGAGGTGACGCTCGGCGGAGTCACCGGCGCCGCGCGCGTCACGGCATACGGTGTGCCGCTGCACGGCGGGGCGCTGCGCTCCGCGACCGGCACGGTCGCGATCGATCAGAGTGGGCTCGCGGCGCTGCTGGCGGGGTCGCCGCTTCCGGACGTCGAGATCTCCCTCGAGGCGCCCGATGTCGTCCTCAGCGGCGAGATCACGGTCCTTGGCCGTGTGATACCGCTGAAGGTGACCGTCACCCCCGCCGCCGAGGACGGCGACCTGCTGCTGACCCCGGTCTCCGCGATGCTCGGTGGGAGCGAACTCGACGTGCAGGCGCTCTCCCGACGGCTCGGACCGGTGGGGGAGCGGCTCGCCGGTCCGCAGCGATTGTGCATCGCGGAGCACCTCCCGGCGGGCGTCGCCGTGACGGGCTTGCACATCGAGGGCGCGCTCGCCGTCATCGACATCCGCGCGGACGGCCGCATCGCCGTCGATCCGGTGCTTCTGGAGAACGGCACCTGTTCACGGTGA
- the argS gene encoding arginine--tRNA ligase, protein MNPEALAAAILAVLRPVAASLRPDEELGLEASEVVLDRPRNREHGDWATNIAMRLAKRLGTSPRELAQQVADGLATVDGVAAVDVAGPGFINIRLEAAAAGALAKVIVDAGAAYGTNDSQAGVSVNVEFVSANPTGPLHIAHTRWAALGDSIVRLLLASGAHAVREYYINDAGAQMERFARSVLAAAKGEPTPEDGYPGAYIGELAERVLAAHPGLLDLPADEQLIVARDQAYEYQLAEIKNSLERFNVPFDVWFSERDLHAPSEDGGPSLIERAIDRLRAQGHVFDRDGAVWVRTTDFTDDKDRVIRRSNGEYTYFAADAAYYLNKGDRGFRNRIYLLGADHHGYVNRLKAVAGAAGDDPERNIQVLIGQMVSINGARLSKRAGNIIEMDDLLDWLGSDALRYSLERSPADSPLDLDPELLQKRTNDNPVFYVQYAHARTHNVARHAADSAVDRSEFAPELLTHETEGALLGALQEFPRIVAFAAEVREPHRIARYLEELAGLYHRWYDNCRVIPQGDDPIETVHRTRLWLNDAAGQVLRNGLELLGVSAPERM, encoded by the coding sequence ATGAACCCTGAAGCACTCGCCGCAGCCATCCTCGCCGTTCTCCGCCCCGTCGCGGCCTCGCTGCGTCCGGACGAGGAGCTCGGGCTCGAGGCATCCGAGGTCGTGCTGGATCGTCCGCGCAATCGTGAGCACGGCGACTGGGCGACCAACATCGCGATGCGCCTGGCGAAGCGGCTCGGGACCAGCCCGCGCGAACTCGCGCAGCAGGTCGCGGACGGACTCGCGACCGTCGACGGCGTCGCCGCCGTCGACGTGGCGGGGCCCGGCTTCATCAACATCCGCCTGGAGGCGGCCGCCGCCGGCGCGTTGGCGAAGGTCATCGTCGACGCGGGTGCCGCATACGGCACGAACGACTCGCAGGCGGGCGTGTCGGTGAACGTCGAGTTCGTCTCGGCGAACCCCACCGGCCCTCTGCACATCGCCCACACCCGCTGGGCCGCGCTGGGCGACTCCATCGTGCGCCTGCTCCTGGCCAGCGGTGCGCACGCCGTGCGCGAGTACTACATCAACGACGCCGGCGCGCAGATGGAGCGTTTCGCGCGCTCCGTCCTCGCCGCGGCCAAGGGCGAGCCGACCCCGGAGGACGGCTATCCCGGTGCGTACATCGGCGAGCTCGCCGAGCGGGTCCTGGCCGCGCATCCCGGGCTGCTGGACCTGCCCGCCGACGAGCAGCTGATCGTCGCCCGCGATCAGGCGTACGAGTACCAGCTGGCCGAGATCAAGAACTCGCTCGAGCGGTTCAACGTGCCCTTCGACGTGTGGTTCTCCGAACGCGACCTGCACGCGCCGTCCGAGGACGGCGGTCCCAGCCTCATCGAGCGGGCCATCGACCGGCTCCGTGCGCAGGGGCACGTGTTCGACCGGGACGGCGCCGTGTGGGTGCGCACAACGGATTTCACGGACGACAAGGATCGCGTGATCCGTCGCTCCAACGGCGAGTACACCTATTTCGCGGCCGATGCGGCCTACTACCTGAACAAGGGCGACCGCGGCTTCCGGAACCGGATCTACCTCCTCGGCGCCGACCACCACGGCTACGTCAACCGACTCAAGGCCGTCGCGGGCGCCGCGGGGGACGACCCGGAGCGGAACATCCAGGTGCTCATCGGACAGATGGTCTCGATCAACGGGGCGCGGCTGTCCAAGCGCGCGGGCAACATCATCGAGATGGACGACCTGCTGGACTGGCTGGGATCCGACGCGCTGCGCTACTCCTTGGAGCGCTCGCCGGCGGATTCTCCGCTGGATCTCGACCCCGAGCTGCTGCAGAAGCGCACCAACGACAACCCGGTCTTCTACGTGCAGTACGCCCACGCCCGCACGCACAACGTGGCGCGTCATGCCGCGGACTCCGCCGTCGACCGCTCCGAGTTCGCACCCGAGCTGCTCACCCACGAGACGGAGGGCGCATTGCTGGGTGCACTGCAGGAGTTCCCGCGCATCGTGGCGTTCGCGGCGGAGGTGCGCGAGCCGCATCGCATCGCACGGTACCTGGAGGAGCTGGCAGGCCTCTACCACCGGTGGTACGACAACTGCCGCGTCATCCCCCAGGGCGACGACCCGATCGAGACCGTGCACCGCACTCGCCTCTGGCTGAACGACGCCGCCGGTCAGGTGCTGCGCAACGGACTGGAGCTGCTGGGCGTCTCGGCGCCCGAGCGGATGTGA
- a CDS encoding N-acetylglucosamine kinase — protein MSHEPLLIGLDAGGTSTRAVLTDRGGRCAGYGVGGRGNPVSAGPERAASGVLDAISAALEGTGRALSDVSTVVAAMAGMRAAGDSDWLMSRLASAGFGGRLVFESDLLATYFSGASSSFGYALVSGTGACVIRVKDGRIDRTGDGLGWLLGDRGSGFWIGHAIARAAVQDLDGNGARTALTDRVLAHFAITRTGEEDSGRPRVLEQLVSELYSHPPIELAALAPYAFEGADAVARGILTDAGRHLADTLSAVLHGPGPLVVGGSVLARPGPVRDAFLHRLGDDAAGLDLRPVGDGAVGAAFLAVRAAGADPGESVRERLARTVAPLRARAGAQRREP, from the coding sequence ATGAGTCACGAACCGCTTCTGATCGGTCTGGACGCCGGCGGGACCTCCACGCGTGCAGTGCTGACCGACCGCGGCGGGCGGTGCGCGGGTTACGGCGTCGGAGGACGGGGTAATCCCGTCTCGGCGGGCCCCGAGCGCGCCGCGAGCGGCGTGCTGGATGCCATCAGCGCGGCACTGGAGGGGACGGGCCGCGCCCTCTCGGACGTGTCGACGGTGGTGGCGGCCATGGCGGGCATGCGGGCAGCCGGCGATTCCGACTGGCTGATGAGCCGTCTGGCGTCCGCGGGCTTCGGAGGCCGACTGGTGTTCGAATCCGACCTGCTGGCGACGTACTTCAGCGGGGCGTCGTCGAGCTTCGGATACGCACTCGTCTCCGGTACGGGCGCCTGCGTCATCCGCGTGAAGGACGGGCGCATCGACAGGACCGGCGACGGGCTGGGCTGGCTGCTGGGCGACCGCGGCAGCGGGTTCTGGATCGGGCACGCGATCGCCCGAGCGGCGGTGCAGGATCTCGACGGCAACGGCGCCCGCACGGCGCTGACCGATCGCGTCCTCGCGCATTTCGCGATCACGCGCACCGGCGAGGAGGACAGCGGCCGCCCTCGAGTGCTCGAGCAGCTCGTCAGCGAACTGTACTCGCATCCTCCGATCGAGCTCGCGGCGCTGGCGCCCTATGCCTTCGAGGGGGCGGATGCCGTGGCCCGGGGCATCCTCACCGATGCGGGCCGCCACCTCGCCGACACGCTGTCGGCCGTGCTGCACGGGCCCGGACCGCTGGTCGTCGGCGGCAGCGTCCTCGCGCGTCCCGGACCGGTTCGCGACGCCTTCCTGCACCGGCTCGGCGACGACGCGGCCGGGCTGGATCTGCGCCCGGTCGGCGACGGCGCCGTCGGCGCGGCGTTCCTCGCCGTCCGGGCGGCCGGTGCGGACCCTGGGGAGAGCGTGCGCGAGCGGCTGGCGCGGACGGTCGCACCGCTGCGCGCACGAGCGGGCGCGCAGCGGAGGGAGCCGTAG
- a CDS encoding MurR/RpiR family transcriptional regulator, with the protein MPRTKGSGNGLTIARRIAAGRHSMPSAMSKIADVVTEHPAAPVELTITELAERAGTSAATVTRFCRALGFDGYTQFRVGVASEIGRGDADESWHADIGQEFGATDPPGKVLQTLVALHVNSLESTAARLDLDNVMHVADTIAVSRHVDIYGVGGSGVIAREFQARLYRIGVNAHAWSDVHDGLTSAVMQDARCVAIGVSSTGRTDETIQMLSQAGAAGAFTVAITHDVDSWLAGIADVSLASAEPSHYLRPDDLSVKHSQLLVLDLLYLLIAQRMFSAASTRLAASAMAVSAHRRAQRTARAASASERTDDSMKETR; encoded by the coding sequence GTGCCACGCACGAAGGGCTCCGGCAACGGATTGACGATCGCGCGCCGCATCGCGGCCGGACGTCACAGCATGCCGTCGGCGATGAGCAAGATCGCCGACGTGGTCACCGAGCACCCCGCGGCGCCCGTCGAGCTCACCATCACCGAGCTCGCCGAGCGCGCCGGGACCTCGGCAGCCACCGTCACGAGGTTCTGCCGGGCACTCGGCTTCGACGGGTACACGCAGTTCCGCGTCGGGGTGGCCAGCGAGATCGGCCGAGGCGACGCCGACGAGAGCTGGCACGCCGACATCGGTCAGGAGTTCGGCGCCACGGATCCGCCGGGCAAGGTCCTGCAGACGCTCGTCGCCCTGCACGTGAACAGTCTGGAGAGCACGGCCGCCCGTCTCGACCTCGACAACGTCATGCACGTCGCCGATACCATCGCCGTCTCCCGACACGTCGACATCTACGGGGTCGGTGGCAGCGGGGTCATCGCCCGTGAGTTCCAGGCCCGCCTCTACCGGATCGGCGTCAACGCGCACGCCTGGTCGGACGTGCACGACGGGCTCACGAGCGCTGTGATGCAGGATGCCCGGTGCGTGGCCATCGGCGTCTCCAGCACCGGCCGGACCGATGAGACCATCCAGATGCTCTCCCAGGCCGGCGCCGCAGGCGCCTTCACCGTGGCGATCACGCACGACGTCGACTCGTGGCTGGCGGGGATCGCCGACGTGTCGCTGGCCAGCGCGGAGCCCTCGCACTATCTGCGCCCCGACGACCTGTCGGTCAAGCACTCGCAGCTGCTGGTGCTCGACCTGCTGTACCTGCTGATCGCGCAGCGGATGTTCTCCGCCGCGTCCACGCGACTCGCCGCCAGCGCCATGGCCGTGTCCGCCCATCGTCGGGCCCAGCGCACCGCTCGGGCTGCGTCCGCTTCGGAGAGGACCGATGACAGCATGAAGGAGACCCGATGA
- a CDS encoding SIS domain-containing protein: protein MTAAPSDLLHEATGRLERLAADAEAGGLDAAISLMVDALDDGGVLQAFGTGHSEAFAMEIAGRAGGLIPTNRFALRDIVLRGDRSADVLTGSLEREPWVVDELMATVPVGDADVFLIASNSGVNGSIVGTALWAQERGHRVIAVTSLEHTSRVEPKHPSGKRLSEIADVVIDNLAPYGDATLEIGPGVSAGAISSITAAFIAQLLTLGVARTIAARGQTPPMYISANIPGGDEHNSALEDRYAGRIRRGA from the coding sequence ATGACCGCCGCACCGTCCGATCTGCTCCACGAGGCGACCGGTCGCCTCGAACGGCTCGCCGCCGACGCCGAGGCGGGCGGTCTCGACGCCGCGATCTCGCTCATGGTCGACGCACTCGACGACGGCGGCGTGCTGCAGGCCTTCGGCACCGGCCACTCGGAGGCGTTCGCGATGGAGATCGCGGGGCGCGCGGGTGGCCTGATCCCCACCAACAGATTCGCACTGCGCGACATCGTCCTGCGCGGCGACAGGAGCGCTGACGTGCTCACCGGCTCGCTCGAGCGTGAGCCCTGGGTGGTCGACGAGCTCATGGCGACCGTCCCGGTGGGCGACGCCGACGTGTTCCTCATCGCCTCGAACTCCGGCGTGAACGGCTCCATCGTCGGCACCGCGCTGTGGGCGCAGGAGCGCGGGCACAGGGTGATCGCCGTGACCAGCCTGGAGCACACCTCGCGCGTCGAGCCCAAGCACCCCAGCGGGAAGCGGCTCAGCGAGATCGCCGATGTCGTCATCGACAATCTCGCCCCCTACGGCGATGCGACGCTGGAGATCGGCCCCGGCGTCAGCGCGGGGGCGATCTCCTCCATCACCGCGGCGTTCATCGCCCAGCTGCTGACCCTCGGCGTCGCCCGCACGATCGCCGCTCGCGGCCAGACGCCACCCATGTACATCTCCGCCAACATCCCCGGCGGGGATGAGCACAACTCCGCTCTCGAGGACCGCTACGCGGGCCGCATCCGACGGGGGGCCTGA
- the ngcE gene encoding N-acetylglucosamine/diacetylchitobiose ABC transporter substrate-binding protein, whose product MELNDASISRRNLLRGAATAALLLPFGVSLASCAAPSGGGGDKAKTGGAVSADNPFGVAANSKVDAVIFDGGYGIDYVENSAKIMEANKNLDGVSVAVASSTKIAQELQPRFVGGNPPDLIDNSGANSIGWNTILDQLETLDDVLESDNLEGTKISDTLFGGVKDPGTFDGRFVALNYVMTVYGIWYSSSLFEENGWNVPTSWQDLKALGEAAKAKGKYLFLWGKEAATYYQTMVVDSAVIQAGDDVRVPLENLDPKAWSHPAIQGILEILHDLIASGYVKPGGGGTQFTQAQAQWSLDQEALLYPSGSWIENEMKKTTADGFKMMGFAELPLDGNQTTPKGTLRAEAGEPFIVPKKAKNPAGGKELLRTMLSQESAKAFAKSKLAPTIVKDTVPADGFGSTALVSQSEMLAAAGDNVFTIKSFNLYGMNSDQLPIWNSFLDGKMTVAEITSQLQALTDKVREDDSVTKIEIK is encoded by the coding sequence ATGGAACTCAACGACGCATCCATCAGCCGACGCAACCTGCTGCGCGGCGCGGCCACCGCCGCGCTGCTGCTGCCGTTCGGCGTATCCCTCGCCTCATGCGCCGCTCCCTCCGGCGGCGGCGGTGACAAAGCCAAGACGGGAGGTGCGGTGTCCGCCGACAACCCGTTCGGCGTCGCCGCCAACTCGAAGGTGGACGCCGTGATCTTCGACGGCGGCTACGGCATCGACTACGTCGAGAACTCGGCGAAGATCATGGAGGCGAACAAGAACCTCGACGGCGTCTCGGTCGCCGTCGCCTCGTCCACGAAGATCGCTCAGGAGCTGCAGCCGCGCTTCGTCGGCGGCAACCCGCCGGACCTCATCGACAACTCGGGGGCGAACTCGATCGGATGGAACACCATCCTCGACCAGCTCGAGACGCTCGACGACGTGCTGGAGTCCGACAACCTCGAGGGCACCAAGATCAGCGACACGCTGTTCGGCGGCGTCAAGGACCCCGGCACCTTCGACGGCCGGTTCGTGGCGCTGAACTACGTCATGACCGTCTACGGCATCTGGTATTCGTCGAGCCTGTTCGAGGAGAACGGCTGGAACGTGCCGACCTCCTGGCAGGATCTGAAGGCGCTCGGCGAAGCGGCCAAGGCCAAGGGCAAGTACCTCTTCCTCTGGGGCAAGGAGGCGGCGACCTATTACCAGACCATGGTCGTGGACTCCGCCGTGATCCAGGCAGGCGACGACGTGCGCGTGCCGCTGGAGAACCTGGACCCGAAGGCCTGGTCGCACCCCGCGATCCAGGGCATCCTCGAGATCCTGCACGACCTGATCGCCTCGGGCTACGTCAAGCCCGGCGGCGGAGGCACCCAGTTCACCCAGGCACAGGCACAGTGGAGCCTGGACCAGGAGGCGCTGCTGTACCCGTCGGGCTCGTGGATCGAGAACGAGATGAAGAAGACGACAGCGGACGGCTTCAAGATGATGGGCTTCGCCGAGCTGCCCCTCGACGGGAACCAGACCACCCCGAAGGGCACTCTGCGCGCAGAGGCCGGCGAGCCGTTCATCGTCCCGAAGAAGGCCAAGAACCCGGCCGGCGGCAAGGAGCTGCTGCGCACCATGCTGTCGCAGGAGTCGGCGAAAGCCTTCGCGAAGAGCAAGCTCGCCCCCACCATCGTCAAGGACACCGTCCCCGCCGACGGGTTCGGGTCGACCGCGCTCGTCTCGCAGTCGGAGATGCTCGCCGCCGCCGGAGACAACGTCTTCACGATCAAGTCGTTCAACCTGTACGGCATGAACTCGGACCAGCTGCCCATCTGGAACTCGTTCCTGGACGGCAAGATGACGGTCGCCGAGATCACCTCGCAGCTGCAGGCGCTGACCGACAAGGTCCGTGAGGACGACTCGGTCACGAAGATCGAGATCAAGTGA